In a genomic window of Methanosarcina horonobensis HB-1 = JCM 15518:
- a CDS encoding acyl carrier protein has protein sequence MEQIKNNIIDYLKNNSFMEREMTLNDSDSLTQSGIIDSIGLLELIDYICETYSIEIPEDMLTPENFDSLQGITNLITRLAK, from the coding sequence ATGGAACAGATAAAAAATAACATAATCGATTATTTGAAGAACAATTCTTTCATGGAGAGAGAAATGACTCTTAATGATAGCGATTCTCTCACCCAGAGCGGGATCATAGACTCTATCGGTTTACTGGAATTGATAGATTATATCTGTGAAACATATTCTATCGAAATTCCTGAAGATATGCTGACTCCGGAGAATTTCGATTCCTTACAGGGGATTACCAACCTGATAACCAGACTGGCGAAGTGA
- a CDS encoding class I adenylate-forming enzyme family protein: protein MRIDAYITEHARKIPNQIALEEGKKSISYSCLDEDVNLIASSLTDFKHCKFAILAESGIQYIKILMAVYRSDNIAIPLPIELPGLSLERILDAACINGIIVTKKQYLRFGDGFFERFLTLIVVSDDTEVETLRKKVILERNNPELRLVLYTSGTTGTPKGVMLSDKNLISNARSIVEILSIIPKDKAALVISPHHAFGNSIINSHLMTGGSINIGTMNFISSVFSLIESGVSIFYGVPSTYRILLKYPERFKKAFANVRTAASAGGAMDRAIVRSIRELSPNTQILPMYGQTEATARLAYLPAEDVDEFIDTIGKAIPGVTLEVFDSENRAVESGVTGELVARGDNILLGYLNDDAATENRVIDGWLHTGDLAQKLPGGYIRLLGRRDDLIKIGDHRVNPREIEKEIEMNNEVSSVFIVPVSHELMGNAISLMIIPNQGTEVDKIFAFCRKNLPGYLYPREILFIDHLPLSENGKISNRSIIEEYQHVKASM from the coding sequence ATGAGAATTGATGCTTATATCACTGAACACGCCAGAAAAATTCCTAACCAGATTGCCCTCGAAGAGGGTAAAAAGTCCATCTCTTACAGTTGCCTTGATGAGGATGTAAATCTCATCGCCTCATCTCTAACTGACTTTAAACATTGTAAATTTGCAATACTGGCTGAGTCCGGAATACAATACATAAAAATACTTATGGCAGTATATCGGTCAGACAATATCGCAATCCCCCTCCCTATTGAATTACCGGGTTTAAGTCTTGAGAGAATCCTTGATGCTGCATGCATTAATGGCATAATCGTAACGAAAAAGCAGTACTTAAGGTTTGGAGATGGATTTTTTGAGCGTTTTTTGACTCTGATCGTTGTTTCGGATGATACTGAAGTTGAGACTCTCAGAAAAAAAGTGATACTCGAAAGAAACAACCCCGAACTGAGACTGGTGCTTTACACCTCAGGCACAACAGGAACCCCTAAAGGAGTCATGTTAAGCGACAAAAATCTGATATCAAACGCAAGATCGATAGTCGAGATTCTCAGTATAATTCCGAAAGATAAAGCTGCACTGGTAATCTCCCCCCATCATGCCTTCGGGAATTCGATAATTAATTCCCATCTGATGACTGGAGGCTCAATAAATATCGGAACAATGAATTTCATAAGCTCTGTTTTCAGTCTTATCGAATCCGGAGTATCCATATTCTATGGAGTGCCAAGCACCTATCGTATACTTCTCAAATACCCTGAAAGGTTCAAAAAAGCTTTTGCAAACGTCAGGACCGCTGCGTCTGCAGGCGGAGCTATGGACCGGGCTATTGTACGGAGTATAAGGGAGTTAAGTCCTAATACGCAAATTTTGCCAATGTACGGTCAGACCGAGGCTACAGCACGGCTTGCCTACCTGCCAGCAGAAGATGTGGACGAATTTATCGATACGATAGGAAAGGCAATCCCCGGGGTTACACTGGAGGTCTTTGATTCTGAAAACAGGGCGGTAGAGTCCGGCGTCACAGGCGAGCTTGTTGCCAGAGGGGATAATATCCTGTTAGGTTACCTGAACGATGATGCTGCAACTGAAAACAGAGTCATTGACGGGTGGCTGCATACAGGAGATCTGGCGCAGAAACTGCCAGGCGGGTATATCAGGCTGCTTGGACGCAGGGATGACCTCATTAAAATAGGTGACCACCGGGTTAATCCAAGGGAAATCGAAAAAGAAATCGAGATGAATAATGAGGTTTCCAGTGTTTTTATTGTACCCGTATCCCATGAACTTATGGGCAATGCAATCAGCCTCATGATCATACCAAACCAGGGAACTGAAGTCGATAAAATTTTTGCTTTTTGCAGGAAGAACCTGCCAGGCTACCTGTACCCCAGAGAGATCCTCTTCATTGACCATCTTCCGCTGAGCGAGAATGGGAAAATCTCCAACAGGTCCATTATAGAGGAGTATCAGCATGTCAAAGCTAGTATGTAA
- a CDS encoding adenine nucleotide alpha hydrolase family protein yields MSKLVCKKCVLDSDIPGIEIKEESGLCHFCETYVPLSSQEKEQYLNRIEGLFKEYSGRGNYDVIFALSGGKDSSYTLYKLKKDYPFLKVLAVQFDNGFTSDYAVINAKKMCEIAGCDYFKLTMEKENLYELFRKAAESYDAFPKFAKYRASDICNICISIIKQKLMEQAIVQKAPFIVFAFTAGQSPNPIINLSANFIQWSRNLFEKQLQKIGVDDTDERFLIKNEVIKNIGEIAPSILHPLCLWEYSEDTVLETVVGLGWKPPALNDSNSTNCTLNSFACYNHLEKYGFHPYAFDIAGLVRSGEMSREEGLEKLNQELSQPLIKESAEKLKIEIN; encoded by the coding sequence ATGTCAAAGCTAGTATGTAAGAAGTGTGTCCTGGATTCGGATATTCCAGGCATAGAAATCAAAGAAGAAAGCGGTCTCTGCCATTTCTGTGAGACATATGTTCCTCTTTCTTCACAGGAAAAAGAACAGTATCTTAACAGGATTGAAGGACTCTTTAAAGAATACAGTGGCAGGGGCAACTATGATGTGATATTTGCACTTTCAGGCGGAAAAGATTCTTCATACACACTTTATAAACTTAAAAAAGACTACCCCTTCCTGAAAGTACTTGCTGTCCAGTTTGATAACGGGTTCACTTCGGATTATGCCGTAATAAATGCAAAAAAAATGTGTGAGATTGCGGGTTGTGACTATTTTAAGCTGACAATGGAAAAAGAGAACCTGTACGAGCTCTTCAGAAAGGCAGCCGAATCCTATGATGCGTTCCCGAAGTTTGCTAAATACAGAGCAAGTGACATCTGCAATATCTGTATCAGCATAATCAAACAGAAACTGATGGAACAGGCAATAGTTCAGAAAGCGCCTTTTATCGTGTTTGCTTTTACAGCAGGACAATCCCCCAATCCCATAATTAATCTTTCAGCTAATTTTATACAATGGTCAAGGAACCTGTTTGAAAAGCAGCTTCAAAAAATAGGGGTTGATGATACGGATGAGCGGTTCCTTATCAAAAACGAGGTCATTAAAAATATAGGGGAGATCGCTCCGTCCATTCTTCACCCGCTTTGCCTGTGGGAATACAGCGAGGATACCGTACTTGAGACGGTAGTTGGCCTGGGGTGGAAGCCTCCTGCTCTCAATGACAGCAATTCGACTAACTGCACATTGAATTCTTTTGCATGTTATAACCATCTGGAAAAGTACGGCTTCCATCCATACGCCTTTGATATAGCAGGGCTTGTCCGAAGCGGGGAAATGTCAAGGGAAGAAGGACTCGAGAAACTCAACCAGGAACTCTCACAGCCACTGATAAAGGAATCTGCAGAGAAGCTTAAGATTGAAATAAATTAA
- the nadE gene encoding NAD(+) synthase, which translates to MQTTENSAAKTAESNLEQQLPENGSGCSMDYSNVHILNELNRDTDKLAEKLKDFIRDQVTVFKKKGVVLGVSGGVDSAVALTLCVQEFGKENVYGLLLPEKESAPSSKTLGAEICENLGVSYEEVPISPILEALDIYNKKEQIIKRTCPEYDPRVHKTSLVLPDFLNQGLLNVPYLRLIKDGETVARYRLKANDYLELIGLQGVKQRSRMVVQYMHAEKLNYVVCGTTNKTELVLGQFVKYGDGGVDLEPLADCYKTQIYALAKHLKVNEEIIKRPPSADTWSHYTTDEEFYWRMPMHVIDQLLYAQEHKLSLEITEKNTGLPRDTIEKAWKHIDRVKDTTEYIRAAPPVFYLER; encoded by the coding sequence ATGCAGACAACCGAAAATAGCGCAGCGAAGACTGCAGAAAGTAATCTTGAGCAGCAGTTACCAGAGAATGGTTCTGGGTGTTCGATGGATTACAGCAATGTGCATATTCTTAATGAACTGAACAGAGATACTGATAAGCTTGCTGAAAAACTCAAGGATTTTATAAGAGATCAGGTCACTGTTTTTAAGAAAAAAGGAGTCGTTTTGGGAGTTTCGGGAGGGGTAGATTCAGCTGTAGCCCTTACATTATGCGTACAGGAGTTCGGCAAAGAAAACGTATACGGACTCCTCCTTCCTGAAAAAGAGTCGGCTCCTTCAAGTAAGACTCTTGGGGCAGAAATCTGCGAAAACCTGGGAGTTTCGTATGAGGAAGTTCCTATTTCTCCAATCCTTGAGGCACTTGACATCTATAACAAAAAAGAGCAGATTATAAAAAGGACCTGCCCGGAATATGATCCAAGAGTACACAAAACCTCGCTCGTACTGCCTGATTTCCTTAATCAGGGTCTGCTTAATGTTCCGTATCTCAGGCTGATAAAGGATGGAGAAACAGTTGCCAGGTACAGGTTGAAAGCAAATGACTATCTGGAACTGATCGGGCTCCAGGGGGTCAAACAGCGGTCAAGAATGGTAGTTCAGTATATGCACGCTGAAAAGCTGAACTATGTTGTTTGCGGCACAACCAACAAGACCGAACTTGTTCTGGGTCAGTTTGTGAAATATGGAGACGGCGGCGTGGACCTCGAACCTCTGGCTGACTGCTATAAGACTCAGATCTATGCTCTGGCAAAACACCTTAAGGTGAATGAAGAAATAATAAAGCGCCCACCAAGTGCCGACACCTGGAGCCATTATACGACTGATGAAGAGTTCTACTGGCGTATGCCTATGCATGTTATAGACCAGCTTCTGTATGCTCAGGAACATAAACTGTCTTTAGAGATAACTGAAAAGAACACTGGCCTTCCCAGAGATACTATAGAAAAAGCCTGGAAACACATTGACCGGGTAAAAGATACCACAGAATATATACGGGCTGCCCCCCCGGTCTTTTATCTAGAACGGTGA
- a CDS encoding acyltransferase, which produces MTAVVSNRDKVTYREVAGHYHSNKLIFGIKYLRNWALERLASCVPVPSWRAKLHKMRGVNIGENVYIGYDVVFDRIHPEMITVGDYAEIGDRCILSAHTRGSLTTRQAYPRTIAPIKIGRGVSVNPGCIITQGVEIGENSIIGIGSVVTRDISPNSLALGYPARVIKKLDGVGELQT; this is translated from the coding sequence GTGACTGCCGTAGTATCAAACAGAGATAAAGTAACTTACCGCGAAGTGGCTGGTCATTATCACAGCAATAAACTTATCTTCGGAATAAAATATCTTAGAAACTGGGCTCTGGAACGTCTCGCCTCGTGCGTGCCTGTTCCTTCCTGGAGAGCAAAACTGCACAAAATGCGAGGCGTGAACATCGGGGAAAATGTGTATATCGGTTATGATGTCGTTTTCGACAGGATCCATCCCGAGATGATCACAGTAGGAGATTATGCAGAAATCGGTGATCGATGTATACTATCTGCCCATACAAGAGGCAGCCTGACCACAAGACAGGCTTATCCGAGAACCATAGCTCCCATAAAAATCGGACGCGGGGTTTCTGTAAATCCCGGATGTATAATCACTCAGGGAGTCGAGATCGGAGAAAATTCCATCATAGGCATCGGATCCGTAGTTACCCGGGATATTTCTCCTAACAGCCTTGCTCTTGGTTATCCGGCTAGAGTTATTAAGAAGCTTGACGGCGTAGGCGAACTTCAAACCTGA
- a CDS encoding metal-dependent hydrolase has translation MPYPVVHVLFFLFCVGAVALYAVIGPLSRRELSPRDTRKLLLLVFVGGLSTLLPDIMAVYNFLVNDNLGHSLVGSIPTHSFLFSSTAILFGMFVGYAAYRELSKAFYMAIFAGSAFVTHLLLDDIAEGGCAYLYPLYSKPISVFSIMDTGFADAGGLFNYLIISFVSVFCVFIVILMALFALNKFGFEFIYRTEK, from the coding sequence ATGCCATATCCGGTTGTACATGTTCTGTTCTTTCTGTTTTGTGTCGGCGCAGTAGCTTTATATGCTGTAATTGGACCGCTCTCTCGAAGAGAACTTTCACCCAGGGATACAAGAAAGCTGTTATTGCTGGTATTTGTAGGCGGATTAAGCACGCTGCTCCCGGATATAATGGCTGTATATAATTTTCTGGTAAACGACAATTTAGGGCATTCCCTGGTTGGCTCGATCCCGACACATTCGTTTCTGTTCAGTTCCACTGCAATTCTTTTCGGAATGTTTGTCGGATATGCTGCATACAGGGAACTCAGTAAAGCATTCTATATGGCAATCTTTGCAGGATCTGCTTTCGTCACCCACCTGCTGTTAGACGATATTGCAGAAGGAGGCTGTGCTTACCTCTATCCCCTGTACAGTAAACCTATTAGCGTATTCTCAATAATGGATACCGGGTTCGCAGATGCTGGCGGCCTGTTTAATTATTTAATAATATCTTTTGTATCTGTATTCTGCGTTTTCATTGTTATATTAATGGCACTATTCGCTTTGAATAAATTCGGATTTGAGTTCATTTACAGGACTGAAAAATGA
- a CDS encoding radical SAM protein: MEKLTKDQTGSFCSYLSEGCRLCQQGAKMVLFVTGLCPKNCFYCPLSNERRGKDIIFANERPVKSDEDLLKEAELMDALGTGITGGEPLLKVERVVYYIRLLKASFGKSHHIHLYTSLAPDRWTLEKLAKAGLDEIRFHPPQSVWGELRHSPYSAALQNAKELGMETGIEIPSLEGAEKVAAFAEEMGIFLNLNELEFSDNNSEALLESGFSLESDTSCAAAGSCVHAENAYRACKRIHFCSSTYKDAVQLRKRFQRIAKNTAREFDEITEDGTLIYGVINGGDQTLAEEILREVEVPDELFEVKEGKIEVAWWVLEDLKDGLKEELEPFGTKLFIIERHPFEDGLLVELIPL, from the coding sequence ATGGAAAAACTCACCAAGGATCAGACAGGCTCTTTTTGCAGTTACCTTTCGGAAGGTTGCAGACTCTGCCAGCAGGGTGCCAAAATGGTGCTCTTTGTAACCGGGCTCTGCCCTAAAAACTGTTTTTACTGCCCGCTTTCCAACGAAAGGCGTGGAAAGGATATTATTTTTGCAAACGAAAGGCCTGTAAAAAGCGATGAGGATTTGCTAAAAGAAGCCGAGCTTATGGACGCCCTCGGGACAGGGATTACTGGCGGAGAGCCTTTACTTAAGGTAGAGAGAGTCGTGTACTACATCCGCCTTCTTAAGGCCTCTTTCGGGAAAAGTCACCATATTCATCTTTATACCTCTCTTGCTCCTGATAGGTGGACCCTTGAAAAACTTGCAAAAGCAGGTCTTGATGAGATTCGCTTCCATCCGCCGCAGTCAGTCTGGGGAGAACTCAGGCACAGCCCTTACTCAGCTGCCTTGCAAAATGCAAAAGAACTGGGAATGGAAACCGGAATCGAAATACCTTCTCTCGAAGGTGCTGAGAAGGTTGCAGCTTTTGCAGAGGAAATGGGGATTTTCCTCAACCTTAATGAACTGGAATTTTCAGATAATAACTCTGAAGCGCTTCTGGAGAGCGGATTTTCCCTGGAATCAGACACCTCGTGTGCTGCTGCCGGTTCCTGCGTCCATGCTGAAAATGCTTATCGTGCCTGTAAAAGGATTCATTTCTGTTCTTCAACCTATAAAGACGCAGTCCAGCTGCGCAAAAGGTTTCAGAGAATTGCAAAAAACACAGCAAGAGAATTTGATGAGATTACAGAAGATGGTACTCTTATCTATGGAGTTATCAATGGAGGGGACCAGACACTTGCAGAAGAGATCCTCAGGGAGGTAGAAGTCCCTGATGAACTTTTTGAAGTTAAAGAAGGAAAAATCGAGGTAGCCTGGTGGGTGCTTGAAGACCTCAAAGACGGGCTTAAAGAAGAGCTTGAACCATTTGGTACAAAGCTTTTCATTATCGAAAGACATCCTTTTGAAGATGGGCTGCTTGTAGAGCTTATTCCTTTATGA
- a CDS encoding DUF362 domain-containing protein has product MSDTNGYVVVFGCKRCGKCRDVCPVGAIYEENELAKIDPEKCNLCMKCIDECTNRSIIYMD; this is encoded by the coding sequence ATGTCAGATACGAATGGGTATGTTGTTGTCTTCGGCTGTAAAAGATGCGGAAAATGCAGGGATGTATGTCCTGTTGGAGCTATTTATGAGGAAAACGAGCTTGCGAAAATCGATCCTGAAAAATGTAACCTCTGTATGAAATGCATCGATGAATGTACTAATAGATCCATCATCTACATGGACTGA
- a CDS encoding cyclase family protein, with translation MFAPKKAPFKKKIIDITVPISPSTPIFPGDPEPSVENICTLEKDGFAVSKLVFGSHTGTHVDAPSHVLKDGPTVDNLNIESLMGQAVVLDFSRINGVLTDSILNKAYNGQKISESVSILLVKTQKSSFRKEKNSETSNLQSGESDKRMEPEESPENSVYLDAGAAAWIFRQGFKTVGIDSFSVDSLSSESLPVHHILLSNNVNIVECLDLSSVEAGIYFFLCLPLKVEGCDGAPARALLISYS, from the coding sequence ATGTTTGCCCCGAAAAAAGCACCATTTAAGAAAAAAATCATAGATATTACAGTACCCATTTCTCCTTCTACTCCTATCTTTCCAGGAGATCCCGAGCCTTCGGTTGAAAATATCTGCACTCTCGAAAAGGACGGGTTTGCAGTATCCAAGCTGGTTTTCGGAAGCCATACGGGCACGCATGTTGACGCACCCTCTCATGTCCTGAAAGATGGACCCACTGTTGACAATTTAAATATTGAAAGCCTTATGGGTCAGGCGGTTGTTCTGGATTTTTCCCGAATCAATGGGGTGTTGACAGACTCTATCCTTAATAAGGCTTATAATGGCCAGAAAATTAGTGAAAGTGTTTCTATTCTCCTTGTGAAAACACAAAAATCTTCTTTCAGGAAAGAAAAAAATTCTGAGACCTCAAATCTTCAATCAGGAGAAAGCGATAAAAGAATGGAACCTGAGGAGTCACCTGAAAATTCCGTTTATCTTGATGCAGGTGCTGCAGCCTGGATTTTCCGGCAGGGGTTCAAAACAGTCGGAATTGACAGCTTTTCCGTTGACAGTCTCTCTTCAGAAAGCCTGCCTGTCCACCACATACTGCTTTCAAATAACGTGAACATAGTGGAATGCCTTGACCTGAGTTCAGTAGAAGCAGGAATTTATTTTTTCCTTTGCTTGCCCCTGAAAGTTGAGGGTTGCGACGGTGCCCCGGCAAGAGCACTGCTGATTTCTTACTCCTGA
- a CDS encoding XTP/dITP diphosphatase, which produces MHKIVFVTGNKGKFAEIKDILKTFGIEVIQNKDGYPELQEDELEPIAAHGAQYIANKLNMPVMVDDSGIFINALNGFPGPYSRFIEDKLGNPKVLKLMEGEEDRSAYFKTVIGYCEPGQEPLVFPGVVEGKIAYEERGTGGFGYDPIFEYNGMTFGELGDEEKNKVSHRRRAVDNFLEWFTGRA; this is translated from the coding sequence ATGCATAAGATAGTTTTTGTTACGGGAAATAAAGGCAAGTTTGCCGAAATAAAGGATATTCTCAAAACTTTCGGTATCGAAGTAATCCAGAATAAAGATGGCTATCCTGAACTCCAGGAAGATGAACTTGAACCTATAGCGGCTCACGGAGCACAGTACATTGCAAATAAACTGAACATGCCTGTAATGGTAGACGACTCCGGAATCTTCATAAACGCCCTTAACGGTTTTCCCGGTCCTTATTCCCGTTTTATCGAAGATAAACTCGGAAACCCCAAAGTGCTGAAACTGATGGAGGGAGAAGAAGACAGGTCAGCATACTTCAAAACCGTGATCGGATACTGTGAGCCTGGACAGGAGCCTCTGGTCTTCCCTGGAGTCGTGGAAGGGAAAATCGCATATGAAGAAAGAGGCACAGGCGGTTTCGGTTACGACCCTATTTTCGAGTACAACGGCATGACCTTCGGAGAACTAGGAGATGAAGAGAAAAATAAGGTTTCCCACAGGCGCAGGGCTGTAGATAATTTTCTGGAATGGTTTACAGGCAGGGCTTAA
- a CDS encoding bifunctional N(6)-L-threonylcarbamoyladenine synthase/serine/threonine protein kinase: MTASTGKGLKRRPEALKNTFILGIEGTAWNLSAAVVTETEIIAEVTETYKPEKGGIHPREAAQHHAKYAASVIKRLLEEAKEKGVEPSDIDGIAFSQGPGLGPCLRTVATAARMLSLSLGIPLVGVNHCIAHIEIGIWRTPAKDPVVLYVSGANSQVISYMEGRYRVFGETLDIGLGNALDKFARGAGLPHPGGPKIEACAKDATKYIPLPYVIKGMDLSFSGLSTAASEALRKNSLEDVCYSYQETAFAMVVEVAERALAHTGKKEVLLAGGVGANTRLREMLDEMCEARGAKFYVPEKRFMGDNGTMIAYTGLLMYKSGNILTLEDSRVNPSFRTDDVKVTWIKEEEMKKVPEISPEAFFRMPPGEILDNGAEAVVYLEEGLEGKKALVKERVPKAYRHKEIDERIRRERNRTEARLISEARRAGVPTPIIYDVEEFKLKMQFIEGVPIKYLITPELSEKVGELVGKLHSSGIVHGDLTTSNLLLAGERLYLIDFGLAYFDKSLEARGVDVHVLFQTFESTHRDYEALAKAFEKGYASTFIDSEDVLRRVEEIKKRARYA; this comes from the coding sequence GTGACAGCAAGCACAGGAAAAGGACTGAAAAGGAGACCTGAAGCCTTGAAAAACACATTCATCCTTGGAATCGAAGGCACTGCCTGGAACCTGAGTGCCGCAGTCGTGACCGAGACCGAGATTATTGCCGAGGTTACGGAAACCTATAAACCCGAAAAAGGCGGAATTCACCCAAGAGAAGCCGCACAGCACCATGCAAAGTATGCAGCAAGTGTTATCAAAAGACTCCTTGAAGAAGCAAAAGAAAAAGGAGTAGAGCCTTCAGACATTGACGGCATAGCTTTTTCGCAGGGACCAGGACTCGGACCCTGCCTCAGGACCGTTGCAACAGCAGCAAGGATGCTCTCTCTGTCCCTCGGAATCCCCCTGGTAGGGGTTAACCACTGCATCGCCCATATAGAGATAGGGATCTGGAGAACTCCTGCAAAAGACCCTGTTGTCCTCTATGTAAGCGGGGCAAACTCCCAGGTTATCTCGTATATGGAAGGAAGATACAGGGTCTTTGGAGAAACTCTGGATATCGGGCTTGGAAATGCCCTTGATAAGTTTGCTCGCGGAGCAGGCCTGCCTCATCCGGGAGGACCTAAAATTGAGGCATGTGCAAAAGACGCGACGAAATATATCCCTCTCCCGTACGTGATTAAAGGAATGGACCTCTCATTTTCCGGTCTCTCCACAGCTGCAAGCGAAGCCCTGAGAAAAAATTCTCTTGAAGACGTCTGCTATTCTTACCAGGAAACAGCCTTTGCAATGGTTGTGGAAGTTGCAGAACGCGCCCTTGCCCATACAGGAAAAAAAGAGGTACTGCTTGCAGGGGGAGTTGGCGCAAATACCAGGCTTCGAGAAATGTTAGATGAAATGTGCGAAGCCAGAGGTGCAAAATTCTACGTGCCTGAAAAGCGCTTCATGGGCGATAACGGGACAATGATTGCATACACAGGGCTCCTGATGTATAAATCAGGAAATATACTTACCCTGGAAGATTCGCGCGTAAACCCGAGTTTCAGGACCGATGATGTAAAAGTGACCTGGATAAAGGAAGAAGAGATGAAAAAGGTCCCTGAAATTTCCCCTGAGGCTTTCTTCAGGATGCCACCCGGAGAAATTCTGGACAACGGAGCTGAAGCTGTTGTTTATCTTGAAGAGGGGCTCGAAGGAAAGAAGGCACTTGTTAAGGAAAGAGTCCCAAAGGCTTACAGGCATAAAGAAATAGATGAGAGGATAAGGAGAGAAAGGAACAGGACAGAAGCCCGCCTTATTTCTGAAGCCAGGCGTGCAGGGGTACCAACGCCAATCATCTACGATGTCGAGGAATTCAAGCTCAAAATGCAGTTCATAGAAGGAGTTCCTATAAAATACCTTATAACCCCTGAGCTTTCGGAAAAGGTTGGAGAGCTTGTAGGCAAACTTCATAGCTCAGGCATAGTACACGGAGACCTTACCACCTCAAACCTCCTGCTGGCAGGAGAGAGGCTTTACCTGATCGACTTCGGGCTTGCTTACTTTGACAAAAGCCTGGAAGCCAGAGGTGTGGACGTCCATGTGCTTTTCCAGACTTTTGAGAGCACTCACCGCGACTATGAAGCTCTTGCCAAAGCTTTCGAAAAAGGGTATGCAAGTACTTTTATAGATTCAGAGGATGTACTCAGGCGAGTTGAAGAGATAAAAAAGAGGGCTCGCTATGCATAA